The Melanotaenia boesemani isolate fMelBoe1 chromosome 3, fMelBoe1.pri, whole genome shotgun sequence genome contains the following window.
ttatttttaaaaatgtatgcatatatgctgtatatatgtattataAAGTGGCAGATAGAGCATTTActcattatctcaagataaaaagttaatgttgttgttttctcgggaaaaataaatttgttttctctAGGTAATGAGATGATTAAAAGTAGGTAAGTACTCAAGAGTAGgtgtgtgacacctgatttTAATTATCAAAACAGCCCCATGACAGCTGATGGGAAGGGCTACAGTcatggtgtgtatgtgtaattATGTTAATGAGTTACTGGTAAAACTTAACAGTCAGACATGTCgcaatttcagcctttgtcagacttgattGAAGTAAAATTGGAcatattgatcagtgatggatgttggaTGTTGCTCGATCTGACGGCTGATGTCAGCTTGCGTCTGACGCTCTACTGAGGCATTCCAGTACAGAACCAGCTCTGGTCCCCTATGAACACTGacagccctgcagagctccttcagagcCAGACTGCTGCATCTAATGCGCGAAGGAGAGCTTGGAGGAGGTCTGTGATTTTCCCAGTAAACCACAAACACTCAGCAACATCCGATATAGCCctacaaaaacaagacaaattgCCCCATTACAACTGAGAAGGGGGTGGCACCAAGGGGGTCCTGCCACCACCCAAAGACTACCCCCATCTTCAAGGCTgtcatatgtatgaacaaatctaaaattctttgcttaATGTGTCAGATATTTGCgtaggtcataatacaccaatgataacacatatatacatgcagaaatcgattttggccagtaaaggACAGAAAATGTTAACTGACAAATAATGAAAATTCCAAATTCAATAGctcagaaaatttaaatattgtggaaaggttcaatattgaagacacctggtgccacactctaatctaataattaactcaaaacacctgcaaaggcctttaaattgTGTCTCACTCTATatctgttggctacacaatcatgggtaagactgctgacctgacagttgtccaaaagatGACCACTGACTCCTTGCACAAGGAGGGCAAGACACAAAAGTtcattgctaaagaggctggctgttcacagagctctgtgtccaagcacattaatagagaggcgaagggaaggaaaagatagAGTCTACCAGGAAGTTCACTCAAAGAACTCACTTCTGAAGTTGAACGTTAACATTATTCACCGCCATCAAATTCACCATCcagcatttttgtgaataacaatttaaacGATATTTCAACTTGCCAGGGTGCCGCTCTCATGTATCTTTTCCATCCGTGTCTCAATCATTGTGTGCTGGCTCGCAGGGAAAAAAGCAGtcggtgctatttgtcccttgtcGACGGCTGTAGTTTTAAGATAGCAGAAAATAATGGCGCTGCCCTACCGGCTTACCCATCATACGTATGAACAAATCTAACTTACAataatgtgtcagatcatttgctcaggtcataatacaccaatgataacacatatatacatgcaaacATCAATTTTGGTCagtaaagaacagaaaatgttacacaatgtccctttaaatgtATATCTACATTTTGATAATTAACTTCAGTTTAATAGTAATGTATATACTGCCATTACCGTGATGAGGAGGACCACGATCTCGGGAAAGACCTGGCCTACCTCCTTCACCTATAAATTggtgaggaaaataaataaataaataaatcataaaatgaGTTTCTGTTAAACCAAAATTCTGCAAatgataaacatgtttttgcatgaCATCTCTGATCTAACTTTACTGTTGGGGCCTTGAAGATTTAGAGATTATTGTATTGACTGTGAAGGATTTTCTTTAAGGGATATTTTGTATGAATTAGTGCCATCTAAGGTTGGAATCGTGTATTACATTCTAATGTATAGTGTTCTAGCGTCTCATTTTCTCAAACACGTATTGCAACAAAAATAGCTGCCATGTCTCaccaggaggaccaggaggaCCGCGAAAACCGTGAAGACCTGGATGACTTGGATAACCTCCTATtgggttaaaaataataataatgatcataAAACGAGGTTCTGTTAAACTAAAATTCTACAGATGATAAACATGTCAATCATCTTTTACCTTAAGCTCTGTtccaattatttttaattaattcagtGAAAACTCTcaaacattttatgttattttaaaaacaaaagaatgtaGAGAAACAGTGTCATTGATTTtccattttgcttttctttgttctgaATTAATGTTACTCATCATATTTATTAATTCTACCAGAACGTGTGGGGATCTTCATTGTTTGTCCATGTCCAATATGATATTGCTGATCTTGTGATGATCTTTCCCCCTCCTTAGGTTTGTGAAGCACGTCTGTGTTCTCCCCCTGAGGCTTGGTGACCACCATGGATGTATGTGGGGTCACAAAGCTGTACTTTAGGGACAACTCCAAAGCCTCTTTCttcactttctctttctctgctccAGACAACAGCAGCCTGTATCACAAATTTCTATGTTAATAAAGAGTTGATTAAGATGTCTACCTTTCTTTGTATTCACAAACAGGTTTTGTTGACTTTATCTAATGAATCAATAGAAAAAAGCTGATGTTATGACTACCAGGTGAGAGGCCTGTGAAGACCAAGGAGGAAGTTTATGGATGTAGTGAAAAAAGACATAAAGTTAGTGGTGCATGAGTCGGTGTAGGAGAAGAAGATGCAGAGGATAGGGTTAGATAGAGGCAGATGATTTGGCAGAGATACCAATTTATTCTATACAGTTAACTTTAACCTTAAACCTGTTTCCTATttttgaaattaaaatttagTTTTGCTTTAGGTTTTGACTCAGTTAGTCTCAGTCAAGACTGTTATTCTAGTCCAACACCCAGTAACCTTTAAAGACTCTTTAGATACCCTTAAACTAGCAGGATATACCAAATAGAGAGTGATGAAATAATTGTGctgttttaaatcaaacatgCTAATGTGTTGGTCAGCAGCCCAATATactattagttttttttattgctgcagtgtgtgtgcaaACAGTGccataaatctgtttatgtgtgctGTCAAAAGGGGAGCTATTTGTATGGTCAGTGTTGTTTTAGCTGTAGAAGAAAGGCCCCTGgcaaaattttatatttaggcAAGTTTAAGAACTTTTTTCAGGCCTTGCATTATGATgtagtgtgtttcttttttcttgattGTGACTGTGGATATGTGCCTAGTCAACTAAATTATTTGTATTAGTTCAATCAAAACCAGACTCAAGTACATGTAGATATAATCTTACAAAATCCTTATCAGAACTGGAAAACACACCCAAATATCACGAGGaatttaaataacttaaatgggcctcagtatataaatatatctgaGCTCCTCATAAAGCTTGAAAGTTGTGTCTGAAAAGCAGTCCATTAACAATCTAAACTGctctaataaatataaaaatttataactgcagcatcatctgaTGAAATTGCAATTCAAGTAACCATAAAAACGTCTGTGCAAAATTaatttgactgaaattaattaatctgCTAATGGGAAAATTTTTAGCTCCAGAAGTCAGAATACAAAGCAGTGTCTTAACATTGTTGTGGGTTCAACAGTGAAGGGGAAATGAGTGCTGATGCTCTGTTATaaactgataataaaaattaaacaaaagatcAGATGGCATGCATCACACTTACGCTTTCTCCAGAAACTGTTTGACTGTGAGGTAAGCCCAAACCCTCTGGAGGAGGCCTTCAGACACTGTTCCAGTAGGGGTCACCGTGGAGGTCTTTGTCTTAGAAAATGTCATCTTTCCATTCCTCTGTCATTATTAAAGTTTAATGTCAGTAGAGAAATAATTTCACAAGGATCTCAGAGTATTAtagttattttttgttgtgaTGTAATCCTTACTGAAACTGCCACAACTTGTGGAATGAAGGTTTCAATGTTGTTATCAGTGATCTGACCAGCCACAACAATTTCAGAGCCATTATAATACTGACTGAAATTAGTCTGGGTCAAGTTGGTTCCTCCCAAATAGATCATTGTCACATCCGTCAACAGAGGAGTGGCCACCTCTTCGTAGAAACCCTGTTCCATACAAATTGGACACAATATGGATGTTTAATCTCAGCACAGCAAATCACTAAGTATTATTTTTCATCACCTCAAATAAAGAACATTGGCATTATGTGCATACCGTCAGCTGTAAATCAGCATCAGAGTCTTCATAAATTCGTCTTCCCACACCGTTGTTTTGCAGCGACATTTTCTCAAGGAAATTAAAATTGACATCAAACCCAAAACCGAGGCAGTAGAGAGGAAATTTGCCTGCAATGGCCCGTCTTACATTTGATTGTATGCTCTCAATATTTGTCTCTCCTGCAAGGACACAATACAGCGcttattcttttattataaagTATCATCACCCAACTGTCTGAACAATCATTCGGACTGTAATGAGCTGTGTTCTTGTGCTAAAagggttttatttgtttcttgtACAGTTTGTCAAATGGTATAAGTCATACAAGAGATGCTCATAACCTGTTGTTGATTAatgaatattatattataatttatattattttattataaaactgtGGAACCCAGTCTCCTTAAGAAGACATGCAATGTTCAATTTTCAGGAAAGCAAaataacaaccaaaacaaaattatttttcttgacATGGAAAATTTTGGCTCATGCCTCAGTTTCATCAAgcaacaaacatgaaaacatcaggGGGGCAGGAGGAGATTTTAACTATGACCTGTTTTTACAAATAGTCTACttgcttctttttaaaagaatgatCTACATTTGTTTCAAGTGTTTGTAGCAGAGTGTGCACGAGTGTTTTATGATAACCTGAGGTTGGGTCTCCATCTGTGAGGAGAATAAGGATAGATGCTGAATCTTCTCTGGGATGTGCATTCAGCATTTCTGCTCCCTTCAGCACTGCGGTATTAATGTCTGTAGCTGAAATGCAGGAAGAAGAATTTCACTTCCATCGCGATCATAGATGTtgataaaccaaaataaatacatttcctgaaaatcttACCTCCTCTGGCCTCAATAGTCTCAGCAAATGTTTTGGCCTTCTGCAGATTTCCACTGGTGGCTTGAACAAGTTCTTTTTTCCAGTGAAATATTTGGTCATCAAAAGTGATAAGACCAAAGAAGTCTTCTTCTGCCAGGTCATTTAAAATATGGACTAATGCTCTCCGGGTCTGTATAAGAACAGCATAACACAATTATTTAGGTTAGAAACATGTCATTATATTTGTTTTGGGTGTATTCTTGTCTTAAACAATGTGTTTGTAATATAAATCAAGTTATAGACTGTGGCAGACTTCTAAAATACTCCACCTGTTCCATTTTTGTGCCTTGCATTGAGCCACTTCGATCAATAACAAAGACAACATTTTTTGATATTCGGGGAAGACTAGCTGGAGCAAAGTGATGGATGAAGTACCCGTCTGATGTCTGGAATTAGAAGAAACTTTGACTAGTTCTGGGATTATTACAAAGCATAATGTTAATAGACTATTTTAAGTTTACAACTTTCAGGAGATGAACATTTTACCTTGATTTCTCCCAGTCCAGAGTCTCTGCTAACATCATAAACAACAATCAGATCTCCATTCAGACCATGCTCGCCACAGCTATCACAAACTTTCTGTTGGTCCACAGTTGGATAGAAGTGCACCCATGCCTGCAAACCACACAAATCAGTTTTTATAGAGTGTTgacaaaaacttgttttttttgtttgtttgttttttctccattgGATGAAATAAGTAATtagattttcattcatttggcTACGTTTAGTTTTACTAATAATGCAACACATTGGTCACACATTGGCAAATTAACATCAGTATcaatgagtttatttattttgtttcatttgctaTTTTACTTAAATCACCTAATAGATTTGCTTGATTGTGAAGTTTGAATCTAAAGCTCAACTTTAGAAGCCACTggttaataatttaaaagttcTCTTTAAGAGTTAAAAAGGAGCAATGTTGTATATTTATCCTTTGCTTAGGGAGGCAGACATGCACATGATGGTTGAGATATGAACCAATTTGGCTCATTTAATTCatgtattgacaccaaaataaAGTAATTAGATATAATTTTGATTTCTTAAGACTACAAATACTTAAAGACGCACAACGTAACTACCCAACCATAAAACTATGCACTTACTggctcgtttgatggcacagtgacatctattacgAAACattgctgctgatgctgctggacAGCAACAACTCgtaaggctgagaaactgcatcaTGATGTTGTAGCTGAGTTTTCATTATACAGtttcaagaaagaaagacagaaagaaagaaagaaagaaagaaagaaagagaaactgaCTGACTTCTATTGGCTGGAGATAGTTCCAGAGATCAGGTGGAATGTGAAATAGATGCAGAATTAGCTGTTAATAGGCAGCgtttcactgagaaaatctgctaaagtcccgtagtgcgtctttaaagtaaataataattgTCTACTATTTTAAAAGAGTGGATTTTGGAAAACAAGTATTAgtaattaaaatgcaacaaaatgacAACACCTTGGCAGCTGGATGCATATCTGTCCCCAAGAGGAAAATTATACATCTGATACAGCATCTGTAGTCTTTTCAAAACAAAGCTTAAGACAGAGTTGAAAGCCCCTTCAGTTAGCAATGGTTACCCTGTTGTAAAGTCTACATTTGTGATCTAACACAAGTGTTgtggtatttatttttagttgtgtgctgcttgtttttctgtgttaactGATTTTAGTTGCTTTGAATCCTTTTTAGTGATTGTAAATTGGCCTTGTGCTGGAATCAACCTCCTGATTAGATAAGagacacacaggtatataaagGTAAGGAAGCAGAGTAGAGGGGTACTAGTTGAAGACACAATGCACCTGCACCGGGGACCATGGCAGCTGGGACTGCAGCTTTACGAGGTGACCAACACGCAGAGGCAGAGAAAGGACCCTGCCTGCTGTGTGAGTACCTGAGCACAAAAGAAGTAACGCTGGTTGGAGCAGGCTAAACAGAGGATAAGTTCAATTGGGAGCGTGTATTGCCAcctcatgttgttt
Protein-coding sequences here:
- the LOC121636973 gene encoding inter-alpha-trypsin inhibitor heavy chain H3-like, which translates into the protein MERAVVQVILFGLLLAFAAALPNKDDWDIYSFHINSTVASRYATTVITSRVANRMNESKEIEFHVQIPKNAFISKFKMLIDGEVYDGVVKAKEQAQQQYTEAVSHGQSAGIVSSVGRTLEEFKTSVNVAAHKKVTFELTYEELMKRTHGKYELQIHARPMQPVKDFKVDVYIHEKAGISFVDVKGGLSTKALANAITKTKADEQAWVHFYPTVDQQKVCDSCGEHGLNGDLIVVYDVSRDSGLGEIKTSDGYFIHHFAPASLPRISKNVVFVIDRSGSMQGTKMEQTRRALVHILNDLAEEDFFGLITFDDQIFHWKKELVQATSGNLQKAKTFAETIEARGATDINTAVLKGAEMLNAHPREDSASILILLTDGDPTSGETNIESIQSNVRRAIAGKFPLYCLGFGFDVNFNFLEKMSLQNNGVGRRIYEDSDADLQLTGFYEEVATPLLTDVTMIYLGGTNLTQTNFSQYYNGSEIVVAGQITDNNIETFIPQVVAVSRNGKMTFSKTKTSTVTPTGTVSEGLLQRVWAYLTVKQFLEKALLLSGAEKEKVKKEALELSLKYSFVTPHTSMVVTKPQGENTDVLHKPKEGERSSQDQQYHIGHGQTMKIPTRSGRINKYDE